From the genome of Neosynechococcus sphagnicola sy1:
TTCCTCCGGCGATCGGGTAGTGAACGGCGGGGGTAAACCCTGCTTGTTTTGCCAGGTGAAGTTGCTCCGTCCCAGTGGGGAATTTTTCTAAACTGGGAGCAATGTAAGCATATTCCTCCGACAGATGCCAGTGTTCCGCCATCGGCACCACCACCATTGCTAAATACCATTGCTGAAAGGCTGAAACCATTGGGTTACTGGGGCGGTGCAGATCCAGAATCGCTGCCCTTGCTCCTGGCTTCAGTACCCGGTACAATTCCCGGAGACTCCGGGGAATATCGGTGACGTTGCGCAGACCATAGCCCATGGTGGCGGCATCGAAGGTATGGTCGGCAAAGGGCAAGGCTAGGGCATCTGCTTCTGTCCAGGTAATCGGCGATCGCCCCGGCAAGACCAGGTAACGCTGACGGGCGATCGCCAGTTGGGCAGAGGAAAAATCAGCACCAATCACCTGCCCCTGATCTCCCACTGCCTGGGCTAACAGTTGAGCCAGATCGCCGCTGCCACAGCATAGATCTAAGACCACGGCTCCTGGATGGGGCCTAGCCCAATTCACCGCCATTTGCTTCCAAATCTTATGCTGTCCTAGACTGAGCCACTGATTGAGGTCGTCATAGACTGGGGCGATGCGGTTAAAGAGGGTTTGAATTGAAGCAGCAGTGGGGTCAATAGTCAGCATCAGCCGTTCTCAGTCAGCAAACAGCCTCCTGAGAATATCACTCCGTTGGCATCACCCAAGTAACAACGTCCACATCGCTCAAAGAAACCCTATGATCCATCTGCGTCAGCGAACTGAGACAACTCCCCGCCATGAAGTAAACGCTTAAGGTTGCTGCTGCTGCCGAAGCTACCAGAAAGCCAGCTAACATTAACGAGAACTCTTTTCGGGCGATCGCCTCCTGCATCAGGTGCAGCGCCCAGGCAACCAAACCTACGACGACAACTAAAATAGCGATCATTTAACTTAATTTTTTTTAACACTTTTCCTGATTGTAACAGACTGTAATATCTTTCTCACCCTAGAGCACACTGCCCCAGCAATTCTCAGTATGACTAATAGCTGTTCAGTCCCCGAAAAAGCCAGTATTGTAAGGACATCTGGATCACGCAAGAGAGTCAGAACGGTTGAAACAGCGAAGGTTGTTTGATGGGATCGTGGATTCTTTTGTACTGATTTGCCAACCC
Proteins encoded in this window:
- the ubiE gene encoding bifunctional demethylmenaquinone methyltransferase/2-methoxy-6-polyprenyl-1,4-benzoquinol methylase UbiE; this translates as MLTIDPTAASIQTLFNRIAPVYDDLNQWLSLGQHKIWKQMAVNWARPHPGAVVLDLCCGSGDLAQLLAQAVGDQGQVIGADFSSAQLAIARQRYLVLPGRSPITWTEADALALPFADHTFDAATMGYGLRNVTDIPRSLRELYRVLKPGARAAILDLHRPSNPMVSAFQQWYLAMVVVPMAEHWHLSEEYAYIAPSLEKFPTGTEQLHLAKQAGFTPAVHYPIAGGTMGVLVITKPASGVAQPSGDI